A stretch of the Thermoleophilaceae bacterium genome encodes the following:
- a CDS encoding SDR family oxidoreductase → MSAFVTGFPGFLGRRLVAGLAERGPVTCLVHPSQLEQARAAAPANVEVLAGDIAERDLGLSPGDYERVAAATTAVYHLAAIYDLAVPLQIAQSVNVDGTGNVLDLCRRCAQLERLHYVSTAYVAGDRGGVVYEHELALGQAFKNHYESTKFQAEVWVHEEMPELPVTIYRPAIVVGDSRTGETQKFDGPYYMLRVVAFAEARGNPIPQFGRASAPFNVVPVDFVVDALLAGSAPDALGRTFHLVDPEPITALDVLSLLAREYAGREPSYRLPAPLVAESLRIPAVRKLFAGAPRESISYLNHPVRFDTRQATDFLAANGLRCPRFEEYIGPVVAFFREHEDDPAFAPASA, encoded by the coding sequence ATGAGCGCGTTCGTCACCGGCTTCCCCGGCTTCCTCGGCCGCCGCCTCGTGGCGGGGCTCGCCGAGCGCGGGCCCGTGACGTGCCTGGTGCACCCGTCCCAGCTCGAGCAGGCCCGGGCGGCGGCGCCCGCGAACGTGGAGGTCCTGGCCGGGGACATCGCCGAGCGCGACCTCGGCCTGTCACCCGGCGACTACGAGCGCGTGGCCGCCGCCACGACCGCCGTGTACCACCTGGCCGCGATCTACGACCTGGCGGTGCCGCTGCAGATCGCCCAGAGCGTGAACGTGGACGGCACCGGCAACGTGCTCGACCTCTGCCGGCGCTGCGCGCAGCTCGAGCGGCTCCACTACGTGTCCACCGCCTACGTGGCCGGCGACCGCGGCGGCGTGGTGTACGAGCACGAGCTGGCGCTGGGACAGGCGTTCAAGAACCACTACGAGTCCACGAAGTTCCAGGCCGAGGTGTGGGTGCACGAGGAGATGCCGGAGCTCCCGGTGACCATCTATCGCCCCGCGATCGTGGTGGGCGACTCGCGCACGGGCGAGACGCAGAAGTTCGACGGCCCCTACTACATGCTCCGCGTGGTGGCGTTCGCCGAGGCGCGCGGGAACCCGATCCCGCAGTTCGGCCGCGCTTCCGCGCCCTTCAACGTCGTGCCGGTGGACTTCGTGGTGGACGCGCTGCTGGCCGGGTCCGCGCCGGATGCCCTCGGCAGGACGTTCCACCTCGTGGACCCGGAGCCGATCACGGCGCTCGACGTGCTCAGCCTGCTCGCGCGCGAGTACGCGGGGCGCGAGCCGTCGTATCGACTGCCGGCGCCGCTGGTGGCGGAGTCGCTGCGGATCCCCGCGGTGCGCAAGCTGTTCGCGGGCGCGCCGCGCGAGTCGATCAGCTACCTCAACCACCCGGTTCGCTTCGACACCCGCCAGGCCACCGACTTCCTGGCAGCGAACGGGCTGCGCTGCCCGCGCTTCGAGGAGTACATCGGCCCCGTGGTCGCGTTCTTCCGCGAGCACGAGGACGACCCCGCGTTCGCGCCGGCGTCCGCCTGA
- a CDS encoding alkaline phosphatase D family protein, with product MGDARQQPPGDGSGLTRRQLLAAGAATGAAAALGAGPAFAAEHSLHLDFSQLPDTDGWGPAWTTVGVANLRREGGEGVLVAGSDVFPTDPRPVAFALDWRVRDAAIRAVLTDPGLAPGVVLRRVAPGVYYAAVYDTNSRLLTIVRRTGARSPAEPVTRLVEELHALASVPALLAEPPLTLALEAHGAGPTKLSAELVDRRGRAYRAEAVDDTPELQARGDPGVLATSSTFLGSDEETLSPLGSRRALFGLQETAALLETPAGEAYLDLVERRSTARFREIAVSSSQQPRVTAPSVLAATSGRPVAGGAVLHVASDVPADAVIDLSHDPEFGDVRTVAAGATGDFDAVTAEVGGLEPGQRVHWRARLVRRGRERSGPVRSFRVPPAPGDPGRVALAIAACGTEFGPIFDRIAEREPDVFVWQGDLNYPDTAGQLAQTMSGYGGIWRDFLRNPRLEPILARTCFAPQRDDHDYGLQDYNSSTDVPWGIAPWEALMAGGTYSRFASGLVEVWVLDQRRFKSLPTLPDTPEKSLLGEVQRSWLLETLAASTAPFKVICSPCTLHYGDNSRDGNWGNGFTAERDLLLGHVAEHVSGRTIFVTGDTHDTMVYDRDGVFEVRACPVDIPVTRDHPGVIGIGGTPGEGFLGDGVVYANLDRHFCVVEAEGDGDRARMDVTLVQERGGTPYTKRFELPFG from the coding sequence ATGGGGGACGCGCGCCAACAGCCTCCGGGCGATGGGTCCGGCCTCACCCGGCGCCAGCTCCTCGCCGCGGGCGCGGCAACCGGCGCCGCCGCGGCGCTGGGCGCCGGGCCGGCGTTCGCGGCAGAGCACTCGTTGCACCTCGACTTCTCGCAGCTTCCCGACACGGATGGCTGGGGTCCCGCGTGGACGACGGTGGGCGTGGCCAACCTCCGCCGGGAGGGCGGCGAGGGGGTGCTCGTGGCGGGGTCCGACGTCTTCCCCACGGATCCGCGACCCGTGGCGTTCGCGCTCGACTGGCGTGTCCGCGACGCCGCCATCCGGGCGGTGCTCACGGATCCCGGGCTGGCGCCGGGCGTCGTGCTGCGACGGGTGGCGCCGGGCGTGTACTACGCCGCGGTGTACGACACCAACAGCCGCCTGCTGACGATCGTGAGGCGCACCGGAGCGCGCTCGCCCGCCGAGCCGGTCACCCGCCTGGTCGAGGAGCTCCACGCGCTCGCCTCGGTCCCGGCGCTGCTGGCGGAGCCGCCGCTGACGCTCGCGCTCGAGGCGCACGGCGCCGGCCCCACCAAGCTGAGCGCCGAGCTGGTGGACCGGCGAGGGCGCGCTTACCGCGCCGAGGCGGTCGACGACACCCCCGAGCTGCAGGCGCGGGGTGACCCTGGCGTGCTCGCCACCTCCAGCACCTTCCTCGGAAGCGATGAGGAGACGCTGAGCCCGCTGGGCAGCCGGCGGGCGCTGTTCGGCCTGCAGGAGACGGCCGCGCTGCTGGAGACGCCCGCGGGCGAGGCCTACCTCGATCTGGTCGAGCGGCGCTCGACAGCGCGCTTCCGCGAGATCGCGGTGAGCTCGTCTCAGCAGCCCCGCGTGACCGCCCCCTCGGTGCTCGCGGCCACCAGCGGGAGACCGGTGGCCGGCGGCGCCGTGCTCCACGTGGCCTCCGACGTCCCCGCGGACGCCGTCATCGACCTCAGCCACGATCCGGAGTTCGGCGACGTGCGCACGGTTGCGGCCGGCGCGACCGGTGACTTCGACGCCGTGACCGCGGAGGTGGGGGGGCTCGAGCCCGGGCAGCGCGTCCACTGGCGGGCCCGCCTCGTCCGCCGCGGCCGGGAGCGCAGCGGCCCGGTGCGCAGCTTCCGCGTGCCGCCGGCGCCGGGCGACCCCGGCAGGGTGGCGCTGGCCATCGCGGCCTGCGGCACGGAGTTCGGCCCGATCTTCGACCGCATCGCCGAGCGCGAGCCGGACGTGTTCGTGTGGCAGGGGGACCTCAACTACCCCGACACCGCCGGGCAGCTCGCCCAGACGATGTCCGGCTACGGCGGCATCTGGCGCGACTTCCTTCGCAACCCGCGCCTCGAGCCGATCCTGGCCCGCACCTGCTTCGCGCCCCAGCGCGACGATCACGACTACGGGCTGCAGGACTACAACTCCTCCACCGACGTGCCCTGGGGCATCGCCCCCTGGGAGGCGCTGATGGCCGGCGGCACCTACTCGCGCTTCGCGTCGGGGCTCGTCGAGGTGTGGGTTCTCGACCAGCGCCGCTTCAAGAGCCTCCCGACCCTTCCCGACACGCCGGAGAAGAGCCTGCTCGGCGAGGTGCAGCGGAGCTGGCTGCTCGAGACGCTGGCGGCGTCGACGGCTCCGTTCAAGGTGATCTGCTCACCGTGCACGCTCCACTACGGCGACAACAGCCGCGACGGGAACTGGGGCAACGGCTTCACCGCCGAGCGCGACCTCCTGTTGGGTCATGTCGCCGAGCACGTGAGCGGCCGCACGATCTTCGTGACCGGCGACACCCACGACACGATGGTCTACGACCGCGACGGCGTGTTCGAGGTCCGCGCCTGCCCCGTCGACATCCCCGTCACGCGCGACCACCCCGGCGTGATCGGGATCGGCGGCACGCCCGGCGAGGGCTTCCTCGGGGATGGCGTCGTCTACGCGAACCTGGACCGTCACTTCTGCGTGGTGGAGGCGGAAGGAGACGGCGACCGGGCGCGGATGGACGTCACGCTCGTGCAGGAGCGCGGCGGCACGCCGTACACGAAGCGCTTCGAGCTGCCGTTCGGCTGA
- a CDS encoding FIST N-terminal domain-containing protein: MRTHVATGLSTADGPAAFAEAADQAASALAGAEVDLTLVFAGAPHVGAVEPGLRAVRDRLAPRALAGCGAQGVVGSGREVENGGVAVWAASLPGARLETFHLEAMRAGDAAVAVTGMPELDEVDAMILLVDPYSFPIEPLLGQLADDHAGLPVVGGIAGAGGGAGGAALFHDDEVAREGAVGVALSGVDVRAGVSQGARPLGPEMVITRAERNVIHELASKPAVERITEAIAGLDAEERALAANGLLLGIVIDPNKPDYTRGDFLVRGLLGADRESGSLTVGELVRVGQAVRLHVRDRVSADEDLREILAAQVDGLDEPPAGALIFTCNGRGTHMFNEPDHDAAALDGAIRGAPAAGFFCAGEIGPVGDRSFVHGFTATLALFR; encoded by the coding sequence GTGCGCACGCACGTCGCCACCGGCCTCTCCACGGCGGACGGCCCCGCCGCCTTCGCCGAGGCGGCCGACCAGGCGGCCTCCGCCCTCGCCGGCGCGGAGGTGGACCTCACCCTCGTGTTCGCGGGCGCGCCACACGTCGGAGCGGTCGAGCCGGGCCTGCGAGCCGTGCGCGACCGGCTGGCGCCACGGGCCCTGGCGGGCTGCGGCGCGCAGGGCGTGGTGGGCTCCGGGCGCGAGGTGGAGAACGGCGGCGTGGCGGTGTGGGCGGCGTCGCTGCCCGGCGCGCGGCTCGAGACCTTCCACCTCGAGGCCATGCGCGCCGGCGATGCGGCGGTGGCGGTCACCGGCATGCCGGAGCTCGACGAGGTCGACGCGATGATCCTGCTCGTGGACCCCTACTCGTTCCCGATCGAGCCGCTGCTGGGTCAGCTCGCCGACGACCACGCGGGCCTGCCGGTGGTGGGAGGCATCGCCGGCGCGGGCGGAGGCGCCGGCGGCGCCGCGCTGTTCCACGATGACGAGGTGGCGCGTGAAGGCGCGGTCGGCGTGGCGCTTTCGGGCGTGGACGTGCGCGCGGGCGTGTCGCAGGGCGCGCGTCCCCTCGGCCCCGAGATGGTGATCACCCGCGCCGAGCGCAACGTGATCCACGAGCTGGCCAGCAAGCCGGCTGTCGAGCGCATCACCGAGGCCATCGCCGGGCTCGACGCCGAGGAGCGCGCCCTGGCCGCCAACGGCCTCCTGCTCGGCATCGTGATCGACCCGAACAAGCCGGACTACACGCGCGGCGACTTCCTCGTGCGCGGCCTCCTCGGCGCCGACCGCGAGAGCGGCTCGCTCACGGTGGGCGAGCTCGTGCGCGTGGGGCAGGCGGTCCGCCTGCACGTGCGCGACCGCGTCTCGGCGGACGAGGACCTGCGCGAGATCCTCGCCGCGCAGGTCGACGGCCTCGACGAGCCGCCCGCCGGAGCCCTGATCTTCACCTGCAACGGCCGCGGCACGCACATGTTCAACGAGCCCGACCACGATGCGGCCGCGCTCGACGGCGCCATCCGCGGGGCCCCCGCGGCGGGCTTCTTCTGCGCCGGCGAGATCGGCCCGGTGGGCGACCGCAGCTTCGTGCACGGCTTCACCGCGACGCTGGCGCTGTTCCGTTAG
- a CDS encoding amidase — protein sequence MTVGAPSRPLTTRSATELARAIGEREITAREAVEAHIELLERVQPRMNALAAERFDAARDEADAADARVASGEIDLPPLLGVPCTIKESIALAGMPNCAGVVSRRDHRCAETAPSAQRLLDAGAIPLGVTNTSELCMWIECENRVYGRTRNAYDPSRIAGGSSGGEGAAVGSGGSPIGLGSDIGGSIRLPAFFNGVFGHKPSPGLVSNEAMYPNTDGEAERLLAVGPLTRRAEDLMPALRAVAERDVAPLEAAPIEGMPVLVSLPPGRAPASRDLLGARERAAGALAAFGAQVERSPIRSLHRALDLYLAALSDGAGTSVRAVLEQAGSAPPSLWAGLRRGGPHTVATRLLLGVEGLNSRIPQGRTRRAIAAGRSLAEELIAAIGDGVLLHPPFARVAPRHGRTVGRPWLIAHMAIFNLAGLPVTQVPLGLDRRGLPLGVQVVAAPGNDHVTIATAIALERALGGWVPPPRR from the coding sequence ATGACCGTCGGTGCGCCCAGCCGCCCGCTCACCACGCGATCCGCCACCGAGCTGGCCCGCGCCATCGGCGAACGGGAGATCACCGCGCGCGAGGCCGTGGAGGCGCACATCGAGCTGCTCGAGCGCGTCCAACCGCGCATGAACGCCCTCGCCGCCGAGCGCTTCGACGCGGCCCGCGACGAGGCGGACGCCGCCGACGCCCGGGTCGCGAGCGGCGAGATCGACCTCCCGCCGCTGCTCGGAGTGCCTTGCACGATCAAGGAGTCGATCGCCCTGGCGGGCATGCCCAACTGCGCCGGCGTGGTGTCGCGCCGCGACCACCGCTGCGCCGAGACCGCGCCCTCCGCCCAGCGGCTGCTCGACGCCGGGGCAATCCCGCTCGGGGTGACCAACACCTCCGAGCTGTGCATGTGGATCGAGTGCGAGAACCGCGTCTACGGGCGCACGCGCAACGCCTACGACCCTTCGCGCATCGCCGGCGGGTCATCGGGCGGCGAGGGCGCGGCCGTGGGCAGCGGCGGCTCGCCGATCGGCCTGGGGTCGGACATCGGGGGCTCCATCCGCCTGCCCGCCTTCTTCAACGGGGTCTTCGGCCACAAGCCCAGCCCGGGGCTGGTGTCCAACGAGGCCATGTATCCCAACACCGACGGCGAGGCCGAGCGCCTGCTCGCGGTCGGCCCGCTCACCCGCCGCGCCGAGGACCTGATGCCGGCGCTCCGCGCGGTCGCCGAGCGCGACGTGGCGCCGCTCGAGGCCGCGCCCATCGAGGGCATGCCGGTGCTGGTGAGCCTGCCGCCGGGCCGCGCGCCCGCCAGTCGCGACCTCCTCGGCGCGCGCGAGCGCGCGGCGGGGGCCCTGGCCGCGTTCGGCGCGCAGGTGGAGCGCTCGCCCATCCGTTCGCTGCATCGCGCCCTCGACCTCTACCTGGCCGCTCTGAGCGACGGCGCGGGTACCTCGGTGCGCGCGGTGCTGGAGCAGGCCGGAAGCGCGCCGCCGAGTCTTTGGGCGGGCCTGCGCCGCGGCGGCCCGCACACGGTGGCCACCCGCCTCCTGCTCGGAGTCGAGGGGCTCAATTCGCGCATCCCGCAGGGCCGAACCAGGCGGGCGATCGCCGCCGGTCGCTCCCTCGCGGAGGAGCTCATCGCGGCCATCGGCGACGGCGTGCTCCTCCATCCGCCCTTCGCGCGGGTCGCGCCGCGCCACGGGCGCACGGTGGGCCGCCCTTGGCTCATCGCCCACATGGCCATCTTCAACCTGGCGGGGCTGCCGGTGACCCAGGTGCCGCTCGGCCTGGACCGCCGCGGCCTGCCGCTGGGCGTGCAGGTGGTGGCCGCGCCCGGCAACGACCACGTCACGATCGCCACCGCCATCGCGCTCGAGCGCGCCCTCGGCGGCTGGGTCCCGCCGCCCCGCCGCTGA
- a CDS encoding DUF72 domain-containing protein — protein MPGRILVGTSSWADPGFVARWYPQGMAARDRLPWYARRFEAVELNSSFYAVPDRSTVHRWVEVTPERFVFDVKVHRLLSRHSAGLDSLPPDMRQHAEATSRGRVRLTPELEQALARRLVEECGPLAEAGRLGSFLLQLTPAFSPRRHELDELTGLLDALSPHRVAVELRHRGWVEDDRAESTFAWLSEHGAAFVGVDAPPGDHWTIMPPVDAATRDDLAYVRLHGRNTDGYVGGKSVAERFGWIYSGQELEQVAGRVRSLAEQAGEVHVMFNNNRDDDAPSAARRFRELIGQDPGPPPEDAQLRLG, from the coding sequence ATGCCGGGGCGGATCCTCGTGGGAACCTCGAGCTGGGCGGATCCCGGCTTCGTGGCCAGGTGGTATCCGCAGGGCATGGCCGCCCGCGATCGCCTGCCGTGGTACGCCCGGCGCTTCGAGGCGGTGGAGCTCAACTCGAGCTTCTACGCGGTCCCCGACCGGAGCACGGTGCACCGCTGGGTGGAGGTCACTCCGGAGCGCTTCGTCTTCGACGTGAAGGTGCACCGGCTGCTCTCGCGCCACTCGGCCGGGCTGGATTCGCTCCCTCCGGACATGCGCCAGCACGCCGAGGCCACGTCGCGCGGCCGCGTGCGGCTCACTCCGGAGCTGGAACAGGCGCTCGCGCGCCGCCTCGTGGAGGAGTGCGGCCCGCTCGCCGAGGCCGGCCGGCTGGGCTCCTTCCTCCTGCAGCTCACCCCGGCGTTCTCACCGCGCAGGCACGAGCTGGACGAGCTCACCGGCCTTCTTGACGCGCTCTCCCCCCACCGGGTCGCGGTCGAGCTGCGCCACCGCGGCTGGGTGGAGGACGACCGGGCCGAGAGCACCTTCGCCTGGCTGTCCGAGCACGGCGCGGCGTTCGTGGGCGTGGACGCCCCCCCGGGCGACCACTGGACGATCATGCCGCCCGTGGACGCGGCGACGCGCGACGACCTGGCCTACGTCCGCCTCCACGGCCGCAACACCGATGGCTACGTCGGCGGCAAGAGCGTGGCCGAGCGCTTCGGCTGGATCTACTCGGGCCAGGAGCTGGAGCAGGTCGCCGGGCGCGTGCGCTCGCTGGCCGAGCAGGCGGGCGAGGTGCACGTGATGTTCAACAACAACCGCGACGACGACGCCCCCAGCGCCGCCCGCCGCTTCCGCGAGCTCATCGGGCAGGATCCCGGTCCGCCTCCGGAGGACGCGCAGCTTCGACTGGGCTGA